GATGAAGGTAGAAGAACGACACCTTCGATTGTAGCTTTTTTAGAAAATGGAGAACGAAAAGTAGGAGATCCTGCTAAGCGTCAGGCTATTACGAATCCAACTAAGACATTATACAGCGTCAAGCGATTCATAGGCAGTAGATTCTCAGAACAAGAGAAAGATGCTGCTAAGATGCCATATAAAGTGGTCAAAGGAGACAATGACTCCATAAAAATAGATATTGATGGTAGAATGTATTCGCCACAAGAGATAAGCGCCATGGTGCTTCAGAAAATGAAAAAGTCTGCCGAGGATTTCTTAGGGACTGAAGTAACAGAGGCGGTGATTACTGTTCCCGCATATTTTAATGACTCTCAGCGCCAAGCCACTAAAGAGGCTGGAGAAATAGCTGGTCTCAAGGTTATGAGAATAGTCAATGAGCCTACTGCTGCAGCACTAGCTTATGGATTGGAGAAAAAAGAAAAAGATATGCGAATTGCTGTCTTCGACCTAGGTGGTGGTACTTTTGACGTCTCTATCTTAGATTTAGGAGGTGGAGTTTTCGAGGTAAAATCTACGAATGGCGATACTAACCTAGGTGGTGACGATTTTGATCAAGTGATTATCGATTGGTTAGCAGATGAGTTTAAATCTTCTGACAACATAGACTTAAGAAAAGATCCAATGGCACTTCAAAGATTAAAAGAAGCTGCAGAAAAAACAAAAATAGAATTATCAAGTTCTAGTGAGGCAGAAATTAATCTACCTTATATCACAGCAATAGATGGGGTTCCTAAACATTTGGTGAAGAAATTGTCAAGAGCAAAATTTGAACAGCTAGCCGATAGCCTATTCCAGAGAACCTTGGAACCTTGCAAACAAGCATTGAAAGATGCGAATATGACTATTAATGAAATCGATGAAGTAATTCTAGTCGGTGGGTCTACCCGAATACCAAAGGTAGCAGAAATGGTCGAACAATTCT
Above is a genomic segment from Chitinophagales bacterium containing:
- the dnaK gene encoding molecular chaperone DnaK, giving the protein MGKIIGIDLGTTNSCVSVIEGNEPVVIANDEGRRTTPSIVAFLENGERKVGDPAKRQAITNPTKTLYSVKRFIGSRFSEQEKDAAKMPYKVVKGDNDSIKIDIDGRMYSPQEISAMVLQKMKKSAEDFLGTEVTEAVITVPAYFNDSQRQATKEAGEIAGLKVMRIVNEPTAAALAYGLEKKEKDMRIAVFDLGGGTFDVSILDLGGGVFEVKSTNGDTNLGGDDFDQVIIDWLADEFKSSDNIDLRKDPMALQRLKEAAEKTKIELSSSSEAEINLPYITAIDGVPKHLVKKLSRAKFEQLADSLFQRTLEPCKQALKDANMTINEIDEVILVGGSTRIPKVAEMVEQFFGKKPSKGVNPDEVVAMGAAIQGGIISGDVTDDIVLVDVTPLSLGIETMGSVMTRIIDSNTTIPTKKSQVFTTAVDNQPSVEIHILQGERTKAADNRTLGKFHLDSIPPAPRGVPQIEVTFDIDANGIVKVSAKDKGTGKEQSIRIEASTSLSKEDIEKMKAEAKANEETDKKERERIEAMNAADSLVFQTEKQLTEFGDKIPADKKSTIESAKDALKSAVDQKNYDGIEGLTKALNDAWAAASEDIYKAQQAQGGSEQANNGQQQQGGNSNADAEDVEFEEVK